The DNA segment ACAATGAttcggagagaagggatttcaacttccgtgggtattacagcttcagtgccataaaccaaaatgtacggggttgctccgaccgatgtgcgcaccgtggtgcgataccccaataatgcaaaaggcaacttttcatgccactgcctggaactttgaatcatctttctcaaaatatttttgatgttcttgtttgctgcttcaacggtaccattggctttgggacgataaggagtagagttccgatgcgttatcttgaattgttcacatatctccctcatcaaatgactattcaaatttgcagaattatccgtaatgatagttgcaggaataccaaaacgacaaatgaggttggaatgcacgaagtctaatagagctttcttggtgacagatttgagagtaattgcttcGACCAACTTTGtaaagtagtcgatagcgaccaatatgaacctatgcccatttgaagcattCGGCTCAATCgacccaatgacatccatgccccaggcaaaaaatggccaaggtgctgacataggatgcagttctgtaggcggtgcatgaatcaaatcaccgtgcacctgacattggtGACATTTCCGAACGAAACTGAAGCAGTCTTTTTCTATAGTCATCTAGTTATAACCatctcggaggattttctttgccaaaacatacccgttcatatggGGTCTGCACACTCCTGCGTAtacttcatacatgattctttCGGCCTCTTTGTCGTTAACACATCTTAACAATTgagatccggagtccttttgtacaagacttcaccgctcaagaagaaaccacttgcgtgccgtctaatggttctcttttggtctccactggcttgctcggggtattctttagttttcagaaatcttttgatatcgtgataccatggctgaatattCGGTTCTGCCTCAACCGTATTATAATAACCGTGCCTTTaccggatttggatttccaagggatcaatatgggcattgcctgggtatggtagcatcgaggccaaagtagcaaaTGCAtcggctagttcattgtgacaacgagggatgtacttgaactctattgacttgaaccgcttgctaagatcttccacatgttgcttgtagggaataagtttgacatctcgagtctcccattctccttgggtTTGTTGTATAATCATATTCGAATCTCctatgattaacaattcttcgacatcttggtcaattgccatgttcatacccataatgcaggcttcatactcggcagtgttgtttgtgcagaaaaactgAGGCCGGGCGGTGGCTAGATAATGCTGACCaatgggtgagatcaagattgcacCGATTCTaacaccttttgcgtttaccgctccatcaaagaacattttccaagtatTAGTATCTTCGGATATTGCCTCAAttgaatttacctcttcatccgagAAGTAGGTGTTCAAAGgctggtattcatcatcaaccgggttttTCGCCAGGTGATCTGCTAATGCTtcggctttcattgtcgtgcgagtgacgtAGACTATGTCAATTTCAGTGagtaggatctgccactttgctaaccttcccgtCGGTATTGGTTTCtagaatatgtactttaaagggtccaacctggtgatgagataagtggtgtaggccaacaagtaatgcctcagcgtttgagctacccaggtcaaagagcaacaagtcctttccaacaGAGTATATTTAGCCTCGTAGCTTGTGAACTTTTTACTCAaatagtagatcgcctgctctttCCTCCCGGTCATGCCATGTTGTCCGAGGACACAACCAAAGATGTTTTCCAATACTGTCAAATATAGGAACAGAGGTCTTCCCGATTCAGGTGGAACCAAAATTGGCGGGTTCGACAGATATTATTTGATTTTGTAAAAAGCTTTTTGGCACTCGTCTGTCCATTTGATtgctgcatctttctttaacagcttgaaaatGGTTTCACATGTAGACGTTAACTGAGCAATGAATCAGCTGATGTCATCCAATCTTCCCAACAagctcataacatctttcttggttctcggaggaggcaaatctcgaataGACATTATCTTTGTCGTGTCCAGcacgatgcccctccgactgactatgaatccctaAAGTTTTCCAGATGGatccccaaatgcacatttggctgggtttagctttaGATCATATTTACGcagccgctcaaagaattttctcaaatcccgAACATGGTCATCCTGGGTCCTGGACTTGATGAtcacgtcatccacatacacctctatctcttggtacatcatgtcatgaaaaatggcattcatggctctcatataagtttccctggcattcttcaaaccaaaaggcatgactctATAACAATATGTGCCCCAGGGTGCGGTAaaagccgtcttttctgcatcctcttcatctatcaacacctgatgatatcctaCGTAACAATCCATGAAGGATTGTATTTCATATTTGGcgtagttatcaacaaggatgtggatgttcgacaaagggaaattatccttaggactttctttgttcagatctctgtaatccacacacacttgggttttcccgtctttctttggcactagaACTACATTGGCTAGCCATGTGGTTTAtcgaaccactcggatcacccccactttcaactgttttgtggcctcttctttaatcttgtcactgatataaattttaaactttctttgcttttgatGGATAAGGAGACGATCAGGGTAAgttggcaacttatgaaccaccaaatcaacatttagtcctggcatgtcatcgtatgaccaagcaaacacatctttgaattcaaacaagagTTGAATCAATGCCTCCCGGGTTTTTTCATCTGTGTggatgcttatcttggtttccctgactTCTTcaaaactacccaaattaaccggctcagtatcatttaagttcggcttaggtttattctcaaattattccaattctcgatttatttctctaaaagcatcttcttcatcatatttcgGTTCTttgttcattatttcacagttagataGCGTGTTTAGATTTGGACataaagtccgcaagcatgtcatgttatttaaagccacattattagaattgaaaaaagaaataaaatagaaaaataacaaaaaaagaaagaataaagaaagatgaactatgaaatattgatttcatttctttgaatttgaagataatagggtttacattggaaattaaagacaggaaactaaagaaaacatccgagttacaccctgaaataactcgtgatgcagaaaaagtggcaggactGGACTACCGAGATTCCTGCCTGATTGGGAATgaagtagccttccaattttgcagtTTGGCACTAGGTCCCATGTATaacacctcagcggtgcttgatcCTTCCCCTggttggaccatgtgggtttcatacagcATCAGCCTCATAGCCCcacatatttcttcaatttcctcggccGTAAAGGCCTCATATTCCTCTTCCTTATTGTACTTAGGCTTGACAAATGTCCTATAAAGATGCGGAATCGACTGAGACAAGACTCAACCATTGTTCTTTCTTTTATTCGCCCATTTTCCATCAGCTGATGTGGGTTGGAAACCTACCCCAAAGAACTTCTCACTAGCAGCCAGGGTGATAGGTTCGATGATTCCTTGCAATGACTTCCCAAGCCCCATCTCGGGTTTGTAACCACGTCTGATCATTTCTTTGGAAACCATAATTGATGCATTTGAGAGAAAGGGTTGAGGTCAAGGGTTTCCTTCTTCACATTGGTCCGCGACCACAACCTCAAAAGCCtgatagactatatgttcacttCCTTCTCTAGCTTTAAGACAAGGGATTGACAGGTCCCAATAAATTGATTGCCCATCTTCCCCGTGAACTACAATCTCCTGATCTTCATGTTCTAATTTCACCATCTAGTGGAAAGTAGAAGGCACATCCCCTGTTGCGTGAATCCACGgccttcccaagaggaaattataggaagtatccatgtctaagacctgaaaggtcacctcgaaGTCCACTGGGCCGATAGTCAAGATCAGATCAATCTCGCCTATTGTATCTCTCTCTATGACGTTAAAGGCACGCACACAAACGTTGTTGGGTCTGATTCTCTCAGTACCGATTTCCATACATTGCAGAGTTGAGATTGGGCAAATATCTACCCCAGAACCACCATCTTGCATGACCCTTTTCACATAATacccttcgcatttaactgtcaggTGGAGGGCTTTGTTGTGTGCGTTCCCTTCCGGGGGataatcattcttgctgaaagagatttgattgACTGCAAGTAACCTCTCCGCCATGAtctccaactattctacagtggtttcaatgggtacgtatgcttcattaaGAGTTTTGATCAACACATTTTGATGTTCAGTTGAATTCATTAGCAGAGACAACAGAGAGACTTGGGCAAGAGACTTTCAGAGCTAGTCGAATACCTCGTCGTttgccattttcatttttttggaaGAATGCTTCTGCTTCTTCAGCACTCGCTGGCTTCTTGGGCGGGAAACGTTTCTTTGTGGCATTATTCACTTCCTCCATATTGAGGTACTTCTCAGCCgagttattttccttaacttctcCCAAGATCTCTTTGCCTTTGTAAGTTACTACCACTTTGTTATAGTTCCATGGAACGACAGTGGTATCTGTCATGGGCCTTTGCGGCGCGCgatcaataaccacgggctcattcagccttggtggaaCTATTGGCCCCCGCACCACATGGGTCCCTTTATGCACATACATTTTAGCTCCTTTGTTTAGCTCAAACCTTCTAGGAGGACTCAATGACATCTGTTCTTTATTGTGGCCTCGAGGAACATAGAGAACGACATCTTTGGAGGGTGCTGCCCCAATTTCATCTTCCACTTTCTTTTCGGTCTTCTGAAGGGTAGTTTTACTCTTTTTCCCCCTTGT comes from the Nicotiana sylvestris chromosome 4, ASM39365v2, whole genome shotgun sequence genome and includes:
- the LOC138889403 gene encoding uncharacterized protein codes for the protein MKAEALADHLAKNPVDDEYQPLNTYFSDEEVNSIEAISEDTNTWKMFFDGAVNAKGVRIGAILISPIGQHYLATARPQFFCTNNTAEYEACIMGMNMAIDQDVEELLIIGDSNMIIQQTQGEWETRDVKLIPYKQHVEDLSKRFKSIEFKYIPRCHNELADAFATLASMLPYPGNAHIDPLEIQIR
- the LOC138889404 gene encoding uncharacterized protein, translated to MAERLLAVNQISFSKNDYPPEGNAHNKALHLTVKCEGYYVKRVMQDGGSGVDICPISTLQCMEIGTERIRPNNVCVRAFNVIERDTIGEIDLILTIGPVDFEVTFQVLDMDTSYNFLLGRPWIHATGDVPSTFH